The window ACCGCGTCATCATCAATATCGACGAGTACGGCAACACTACCGCCGGCACCATTCCGCTGGCCATGCACACCGCCCGCCAGCAGGGCAAGCTGAAGAAGGGCGACCTGGTGCTGCTGGCCGCCGTGGGCGCCGGCTTTACCGTGGGCGCCACTCTGCTGCGCTGGTCGTGCTAGGTGTTGCTGTCATTCCGAGCGTAGCGAGGAATCCCTATACCCTGTTGCCTCGCTTGAGCTAGGCAGGTGCTGATGAGCTCACCGGTACCCGATGACGTCCGCTCCATCTTCGACAAGGCCGATTTCCTGCGCTACCTGGGAGTGGAGCTTGTCGGCGTCGGGCCCGACTGGTGTGAGACCTCGCTGGCAGTGAAAGACCATCACCGCCAGCAGCACGGCTTCATTCACGCCGGCGTGATTGCCACTATGGCCGACCACACCGCCGGCGGCGCCGCCCGGGCCGCCTCCGGCGAGCGCGACGTCATCACCATCGAGTTCAAGATCAACTTCCTGCGCCCCGCCGTAGGCGAGCGTTTGCGCTGCCGCGCCCGCGTCCTGCGCGCCGGCAAGTCCATCGTGGTCAGTGAGTCGGAAGTTTTTGCGATGAAGGACGGCGAAGAGAAGCTCGTCGCCAAGGCTACCGAGACGTTGTCTCTCATATGACAAAGCGCGCCGGCAGGGGCGCGCTGTCTTGTCTCGGTACTCGCAACTCGGTACTCGACGCTTACGGGTGCGTCATTTTCTCCGGCTTCACCAGTTGGTCGAACTCCTCGCCCGTGAGGTAACCCAGCTTGAGCGCAGCTTCGCGCAGGCTGGTGTGCTCGACGTGGGCGGTGTGCGCCACCTGGGCCGCCTTGTCGTAGCCGATTTTCGGAGTGAGGGCGGTCACCAGCATCAGCGAGTTCTTCACGTACCACTCCACCTTGGCCTTGTCCACTTCGATGCCCTTCACCATGTACTCGACGTAGCCGTGGCAGGCGTCGGTGAGCAGCGTGACCGAATGCAGGAAGTTGTAGATCATCACCGGCTTGAAGACGTTGAGCTCGAAGTTCCCCTGGGAGCCGGCGAAGCCCACGGCGGCGGTGGCGCCGTGCACCTGGGCGCAGACCATGGTCATGGCCTCGCACTGGGTGGGATTCACCTTTCCGGGCATGATCGAGGAGCCGGGCTCGTTCTCCGGGATGCTGAGTTCGCCCAGGCCGCAGCGCGGGCCGGAGGCCAGCCAGCGGATGTCGTTGGAGACCTTCATGAACGAGGCGGCCAGGGTCTCCAGCGCTCCTTGCGCGAAAACGATCTCGTCGTGCGCCGAAAGCGCCGCGAACTTGTCGGGGTGGGAGCGGAAGGGAAGTCCGGTCAGCTCGGCGACTTTCTTCGCCGCCCTCTGGGCGAACTCGGGATGGGTATTCAGGCCGGTGCCCACGGCCGTTCCTCCGATCGCCAACTCGTACAGGCCCTCCAGCACCTGCTTCAGTCGGGCGATGTCGCGCTCCAGCAGGCTGGCCCAGCCGCCAAACTCCTGCCCCAGCGTCAGCGGCACGGCGTCTTGCAAATGGGTGCGTCCGATCTTCACCACGTCCTGGAACTGTTTCGCCTTGGCGCGGATGGCGCTGGCCACGCCCTGCACGGCAGGGATCAGCGCGCGCTCGACGCGCTCCGCGGCTGCGATGTGCATCGCGGCGGGGAAGGTGTCATTCGACGACTGCGACATGTTCACGTGATCGTTGGGGTGGATGGGCTTCTTCGAGCCCATCTCGCCGCCGGCCAGCTCGATGGCGCGGTTGGAGATGACCTCGTTCACGTTCATGTTCGTCTGGGTGCCGGAGCCGGTCTGCCAGATGCGCAGCGGA of the Terriglobales bacterium genome contains:
- a CDS encoding PaaI family thioesterase, with product MSSPVPDDVRSIFDKADFLRYLGVELVGVGPDWCETSLAVKDHHRQQHGFIHAGVIATMADHTAGGAARAASGERDVITIEFKINFLRPAVGERLRCRARVLRAGKSIVVSESEVFAMKDGEEKLVAKATETLSLI
- the fumC gene encoding class II fumarate hydratase, whose protein sequence is MATATKSTSRTRIESDSMGTIEVPSQVYWGAQTQRSLLHFNIGRDTMPPELIRAFGILKKACALVNQDLGKLPADKAQLIVQAADEVIAGKLNEQFPLRIWQTGSGTQTNMNVNEVISNRAIELAGGEMGSKKPIHPNDHVNMSQSSNDTFPAAMHIAAAERVERALIPAVQGVASAIRAKAKQFQDVVKIGRTHLQDAVPLTLGQEFGGWASLLERDIARLKQVLEGLYELAIGGTAVGTGLNTHPEFAQRAAKKVAELTGLPFRSHPDKFAALSAHDEIVFAQGALETLAASFMKVSNDIRWLASGPRCGLGELSIPENEPGSSIMPGKVNPTQCEAMTMVCAQVHGATAAVGFAGSQGNFELNVFKPVMIYNFLHSVTLLTDACHGYVEYMVKGIEVDKAKVEWYVKNSLMLVTALTPKIGYDKAAQVAHTAHVEHTSLREAALKLGYLTGEEFDQLVKPEKMTHP